In a genomic window of Nanoarchaeota archaeon:
- a CDS encoding fibronectin type III domain-containing protein: protein MRKLFFIALFSLLLVVPFVSALPDAPPLVWFTGNENPPFDNNGVFTVNWDPVTNEEILRYNIYLNYASGGNPILVGSNTTPTTFLFSGSSGGNYTFKVTAVNTINEEGLGTISDWVFVHTSRPLINYAPPTPENNAYTKENWTTISGNVLDSYIDTTIINWNGADNIYRHASGILWMYTFEMPTPGKYTYYVWANNSATNFIKGDVRSIIYDITKPSLSIISPVQDAVYDSVSISLDYVASDAAPITCSYEYNSINTTIFGCENITFLPIYNNKTTITIWVSDAAGNMNSASAVFTANTPSAPKIISTVPENNKMLVAPLLSGKFNDVISIKTDKQANCRYSTTPNTSFESMANYFIAAENNTHNTTVSLSDKTTYLFYIRCKSLDNAINTDDYLLQFSTADSNGLVIIDPNSTVLKNNVLHIKTIKDKPTVVKVPLKTRALYNVYGVTAKVPDDVAMSIQAKAPVMISNSEASYLTIYAFPSVSGVLKTNITLSLSTYSSTFLVEVTTYYDFYPEFDAVDLAIPNISSQIQNLSLKGVDVTKYNVELERMKSDISDIYSIYSSENPAEAREKFLQLNDSFNLLNADIMSAQRKADESNSLLGSISDSDKGDSDSGGGISLSVIVIVIILVIVVIIIATSYMPDNDDKDALADAPPTTPDNPGV, encoded by the coding sequence ATGAGAAAGCTTTTTTTCATTGCCTTGTTTTCTTTATTGCTTGTTGTTCCTTTTGTATCCGCCCTTCCAGATGCACCTCCATTGGTTTGGTTCACAGGAAATGAAAATCCGCCTTTTGACAATAATGGCGTTTTCACCGTGAACTGGGATCCGGTTACAAATGAAGAGATTTTGCGCTACAATATTTATTTGAATTATGCTTCAGGCGGAAACCCAATTCTTGTTGGTTCGAACACGACGCCAACAACATTTCTCTTTTCAGGATCTTCTGGCGGAAATTATACTTTCAAGGTTACTGCGGTAAATACAATCAATGAAGAAGGTCTTGGAACAATATCTGATTGGGTTTTCGTACACACCTCACGCCCGCTGATTAACTATGCACCGCCAACGCCGGAAAATAATGCATATACAAAAGAAAACTGGACCACAATAAGTGGTAATGTTTTGGATAGCTATATTGATACGACGATAATCAATTGGAATGGCGCCGATAATATATACCGCCATGCTTCAGGAATACTTTGGATGTATACTTTTGAAATGCCCACGCCTGGAAAATATACTTATTATGTTTGGGCAAATAATTCTGCGACAAACTTCATCAAAGGTGATGTTCGTTCCATAATCTACGATATTACCAAACCGTCACTATCCATTATTTCGCCTGTACAAGATGCTGTTTATGATTCGGTATCAATATCGTTGGACTATGTTGCCAGCGATGCAGCTCCCATTACATGTTCGTATGAGTACAACTCCATAAACACTACAATATTTGGTTGCGAGAATATCACATTTCTTCCAATATACAATAATAAAACAACAATTACGATCTGGGTGAGTGATGCAGCAGGCAATATGAATTCAGCATCTGCTGTTTTTACAGCCAATACTCCTTCAGCGCCAAAAATTATCTCAACAGTGCCTGAAAATAATAAAATGCTGGTTGCGCCATTGCTAAGCGGAAAATTTAATGATGTGATAAGCATAAAAACAGATAAACAAGCAAATTGTAGATATTCAACAACTCCGAATACAAGTTTTGAGTCTATGGCTAATTATTTTATCGCTGCAGAAAATAATACGCATAATACAACAGTTTCGCTTTCTGATAAAACCACGTACTTGTTTTATATTCGATGTAAAAGCCTCGATAATGCTATCAATACGGACGACTATTTGTTGCAGTTTTCTACTGCTGATTCCAACGGTTTGGTAATCATAGATCCTAATAGTACCGTTTTAAAGAATAATGTACTCCATATAAAAACAATAAAGGACAAGCCGACAGTTGTTAAAGTACCTCTTAAAACAAGAGCACTTTATAATGTATATGGAGTTACTGCGAAAGTTCCAGATGATGTTGCGATGAGTATTCAGGCGAAAGCGCCTGTGATGATATCGAATTCTGAAGCGTCTTATCTTACAATATATGCATTTCCGAGCGTTTCTGGCGTGTTAAAAACAAATATCACTTTGAGCCTTAGTACATATTCTTCTACTTTTTTGGTGGAGGTAACGACATATTATGATTTCTATCCGGAGTTTGATGCAGTTGATTTAGCTATACCCAACATATCATCGCAGATTCAAAATTTAAGTCTAAAAGGAGTTGATGTGACTAAGTATAATGTCGAATTGGAGCGCATGAAATCAGATATATCCGATATTTATTCGATATATTCTTCTGAAAACCCGGCTGAAGCCCGTGAAAAATTCTTGCAATTAAATGACTCTTTTAATCTTTTGAATGCAGACATTATGAGTGCTCAACGAAAAGCTGATGAATCTAATTCCTTGCTTGGCAGCATAAGTGACTCTGATAAAGGCGATTCTGATTCGGGCGGCGGTATAAGCCTCAGTGTTATCGTCATTGTAATAATTCTTGTTATTGTAGTGATAATCATTGCAACGTCTTATATGCCTGATAATGATGATAAGGATGCTTTGGCTGATGCGCCGCCAACTACTCCCGACAATCCAGGCGTTTAA
- a CDS encoding CBS domain-containing protein, whose translation MVFDITKIGEIRKRIGLTQKQFANKSGVSQSMIAKIEAGRMDPSWSSVQKIEAFVSSFEKEKELDAKEIMVRKIISVDKRMAARKVIELMNKHTISQVPVLEGDNVLGIITESSILNKDLSDMEHLSAWDLMIEPPPILSESAKISVVAYLLKSYPLVLIKKGGLLKGLITKADLLKVLSDY comes from the coding sequence ATGGTCTTTGATATAACAAAAATAGGCGAGATACGAAAGCGCATCGGTCTTACACAAAAGCAGTTTGCGAATAAATCCGGAGTCTCTCAAAGCATGATAGCAAAAATAGAGGCCGGCAGAATGGATCCAAGCTGGTCCAGCGTTCAGAAAATCGAGGCGTTTGTAAGCTCTTTTGAAAAAGAAAAGGAACTTGATGCCAAAGAAATAATGGTTCGGAAGATAATTTCTGTTGACAAGCGCATGGCTGCGCGTAAAGTAATAGAACTTATGAACAAGCACACCATTTCGCAGGTGCCGGTTCTTGAAGGCGACAATGTGCTTGGAATCATAACTGAAAGCAGCATACTCAATAAGGATTTAAGTGATATGGAGCATCTTAGCGCGTGGGATTTGATGATTGAGCCGCCGCCGATACTTTCCGAAAGCGCTAAAATTTCGGTCGTTGCATACCTTCTTAAGTCTTATCCGCTTGTGTTGATAAAAAAAGGAGGATTGCTCAAAGGGCTTATAACAAAAGCTGATTTGCTTAAAGTTCTTTCAGACTATTGA
- a CDS encoding ribosome biogenesis/translation initiation ATPase RLI, which produces MRKRIAVIDREKCKPDKCDKPCIRFCPRVRTGDETVFEKSGKVYIAEELCVGCGICVKKCPKNAITIINLEHELDEPIHQYGKNAFRLYGLPIPEKGKVVGLLGANGIGKTTALQILSGNLKPNLGKFDLKNGAEWDDIIGRFKGSTLMKYLKDLRDGKIKAVYKPQQVDKIPHAIKGKVTDVIKDERGIFTELAKKLEIDSILSRNVSELSGGELQRVAIAAALCKEADFYYFDEPSSFLDVRHRIIVARAIREIAQTKSIIVVEHDLATLDILADAIHLVFGHAGVYGVISAPYHSLRGINAYLDGFIKEENIRFRQEALDFKAGSQIFKGNYSVVEYPEFIKKFKDSEFSLKVDSGSLMAGEIVGVFGANALGKTTFAKILAGEIKPDNTDFKEAVRIAYKPQYLKSDFVGSVNELLSQSVKNYLSQEFKMEILRPLELEGLLENCVASLSGGELQRVAIAICLGQSVDFYLLDEPSAYLDVEQRVLFSKMMRKFIESNQKTAMIIDHDMLLLHYISDRSIVFFGKPASEGHAKEPKALKEGMNEFLKDLNITFRREMDTGRPRANKPESQKDAKQKEKGVYYE; this is translated from the coding sequence ATGCGAAAACGCATAGCAGTCATCGACCGCGAAAAATGCAAACCGGATAAATGCGACAAACCATGCATAAGGTTTTGCCCGCGCGTCCGTACCGGCGATGAGACTGTATTCGAGAAGAGCGGCAAGGTTTACATAGCTGAAGAACTATGTGTCGGGTGCGGAATCTGTGTAAAAAAATGCCCGAAAAATGCAATAACCATCATAAATCTGGAGCATGAACTGGACGAGCCGATTCATCAGTACGGCAAAAACGCCTTTCGGCTTTATGGCCTACCGATTCCTGAAAAAGGAAAAGTAGTGGGACTTCTTGGAGCAAACGGAATAGGAAAAACAACTGCTCTGCAGATTCTTTCCGGAAACCTTAAACCCAATCTTGGAAAGTTCGACCTGAAAAACGGCGCAGAATGGGATGATATAATCGGCCGCTTCAAGGGCAGCACGCTCATGAAATACCTGAAAGACCTGCGCGACGGAAAAATAAAAGCAGTTTACAAGCCGCAGCAGGTGGACAAAATTCCGCATGCTATAAAAGGGAAAGTCACGGACGTAATAAAGGACGAGCGCGGAATTTTCACGGAGCTTGCAAAAAAGCTTGAAATAGATTCGATTCTTTCGCGAAATGTGTCTGAACTTTCAGGCGGCGAGCTGCAAAGAGTTGCAATTGCAGCAGCGCTGTGCAAAGAAGCGGATTTCTATTATTTCGACGAGCCATCATCATTTCTTGACGTAAGGCATAGAATAATTGTTGCTAGAGCGATAAGGGAAATTGCGCAAACCAAGTCAATCATAGTTGTCGAGCACGACCTTGCGACTCTTGACATTCTGGCGGACGCCATACATCTCGTCTTCGGGCATGCAGGAGTTTACGGCGTAATTTCCGCGCCATATCATTCACTGCGCGGCATAAACGCTTATCTTGACGGATTCATAAAAGAGGAGAACATACGCTTCAGGCAGGAGGCACTTGATTTTAAGGCAGGGAGCCAGATATTCAAAGGAAACTACAGTGTTGTGGAATATCCTGAGTTCATAAAAAAATTCAAGGACTCAGAATTCTCGCTAAAAGTCGATTCGGGTTCGCTTATGGCGGGCGAAATCGTCGGCGTCTTTGGGGCAAACGCGCTTGGAAAAACAACATTCGCAAAAATTCTTGCCGGAGAAATAAAGCCTGACAATACTGATTTCAAAGAAGCGGTCAGGATTGCTTACAAACCGCAATATCTTAAAAGCGATTTTGTCGGAAGCGTGAACGAACTTCTTTCACAAAGCGTCAAAAATTATCTTTCCCAGGAATTCAAAATGGAAATATTGCGGCCGCTTGAGCTTGAAGGCCTGCTTGAGAACTGCGTCGCAAGCCTTTCGGGAGGGGAGCTTCAAAGGGTTGCAATTGCAATATGCCTTGGCCAAAGCGTTGATTTTTACCTGCTTGACGAGCCGTCGGCATATCTTGATGTTGAGCAAAGAGTGCTATTTTCAAAAATGATGCGCAAATTTATCGAATCGAACCAGAAAACCGCCATGATAATCGACCATGACATGCTTTTATTGCACTATATATCAGATCGCTCAATAGTGTTCTTTGGAAAGCCTGCTTCAGAAGGCCATGCAAAAGAGCCGAAAGCCCTGAAGGAAGGCATGAATGAGTTCTTAAAAGACCTAAACATAACATTCCGGCGGGAAATGGACACGGGGCGGCCAAGAGCCAACAAGCCGGAATCGCAAAAAGACGCAAAACAAAAAGAAAAAGGCGTTTATTACGAGTGA